tgctgggtaggcagacggcaaagaagagggcacagaggagggggcagaatacaaaagtggagagaggggggaggggaggacacggcagacggcaaaggttgccgaggTTGCCgaggaagcggacggcaaaggttgccgaggaggcagacggcaaaggttgccgaggaggcagacggcaaaggctccgttaacccctaacggaggcaacgcatctcggctgccgtcccaaactctttgccgactgctcctcaggaaagcggacggcaaagagctttgccgtccgctttatgggggcagacggcaaagaaggtcctatgccgtcgtaggctgacgcagaaaatttgccggccgtgacaatctttgccgtctgtggtactgtctttgccgtccgggtatttgtctttgccgtctgtgatggcagacggcaaagaaggtgattcctgtagtgattggtgacaacataataatttcagatctgaaatcatggcactcgggccctagtgacaagcattaagcatggcaaagtagtagcaacatcaatctcagaacatagtggatactagggatcaatccccatcaaaactaactcgattacatgatagatctcatcctactcatcaccgcccagcgagcctacgaatagattactcatgaatgacgaagagcttcatggaattggagagggaagaaggttgatgatgacgatggcgacgatttcccctctccggagcccaagacggactccagatctgccctccagatgaagaacaggttgtggcggcgcctccgtatcgcaaacgtgacgaaaacttctctttttattttttctgggacgaaagtgaacttatagagctggaattgggggcggcagagccgtgtgggccccacaagcctgcccacctccaccgggggggtggtgacggagccagggcttgtggcccactggcccaccccctcaggtggaacttggcgcagatatttttcatattttccataaatgatctccgtagattttcaggacgtttgggaactttgatttctgcacaaaaataacaccaaggcaattctgctaaaaacagcgtcagttcaggttagttctattcaaatcatgcaaattagagtccaaaacaaagggcaaaagagtttggaaaattagatatgatggagacgtattagtgacGGTGGCTATGGTAGGGTAAGGGGCGGGGACTAtggaaggaggaaggagacgaGAAAAATGGACAATTGTGTCAGACAGTCCAGGGAAGAACAAGGGCACTTGTCGCGTGTGTCTGTGCATGTTCGTTTCTCTAGCGCGGATCAAATTTAAACTAGAAATAAATCAAAACGGAACATAAAATGAACATTCATCTGTTCTCAACATTGAGTCATGTTTTGTGCTCATTTTTCTCTGAACAGACGCGGCTGGACCAATTCAGGTCGTGGAGTTGGCCTTAGCAAGCGACGGCCTACGCGCTAAAGCATTGCAGCTCCCGGGCTCTAGTGAACCCTTTAGAGCACCTCCAAGGGGGCGACCCATTTTGTTCGCCGCCGTCCGTTTGGATCGGCGGGGATACCAAAGGTGGCCCAaggcgccgacccaaacggacgctcGTCCGGTTTTCGTCCGCGGGCGACCCATTCCAGGCTAATTTTTGAGCTGGATTTGCATCGGTGCAGAAGCGCGACGGACGCGCGCACACTCGCCTTCTCCTCCCCCGAGCCCGCTGGTCGGTGGCACATTGACCTCCCCCCATCCAACCTTCACCCGCCTCCTTCGTCGCCGACGCCGCCGCCCATTTTTGCCGGCGACTCTGCTAGATGCCGGCGCGTCCACATCCGCCCAGCAACGCCGCCCACTCCCACGTTGCTCGCCACCGCCATCTTGCCGCCGGGGAGCCCACTGCTTCCCACGCCCCCACCACACAGCCCACCCCGACCAAGAAGCCGCCTTGCCACCCGGCCCGATCCTCGTCGGACGCCGGCAGGGCAGCTAGCTGGTCCGTGCACGCCGCGACTCCCTTCGCCAGCCGTCTCCTTCGTCGACGCCCGCAAGTTGTTCGACAATTTGCTAAGGTATAAAATGGACTTCGCCGACGATTTATTTTTTCACAATTTCCtttgcgactccgacgattcgtcgtctgatgatgaggaggagatattggctgccgtgttggtccatcaccacctcAACAACCAGCGGCCGTTGTTCCGTGGCTCCATTCCAGGCCACCTTCCGGcgttgaatcgcaaccgagagagcgggcattttccttctttggaaggactactttgatacAACAAACCCCTTGTTCAAACATCAAAAATTCCACCGCCGTTTCCGTATGAGTAGGCATCTTTTCAACCGTATTAGAGAGGGGGTGTTCGGCTATGAtgactatttcgagtgcaaagaggatgtCGTTGGCAAGATAGGCTTTTCCTCTTATCAGAAATGTAGTGCCACCATCcgaatgcttgcatacggagtgtACGGTGATCTCATTGACGAGTACGTCCGTATGAGCGAGTCTACTTGCCTAGAGTCCATGTATAAGTTCTGCAAGGCTGATATTGTTGTGcttggccctgagtacttgagagagccgactgcTGAAGATACAACCCGTTTGTTGGTGATAAATGACAGCAGGTgcttcccagggatgcttggtagcatagaTTGCATGCACTGGGAGTGAAAGAACCgcccttctgcttggcaaggAAAGTGTAAGGGTCATGTCagggcttgcactgtcatactagAGGCTGTGGCGTGTGAAGATCTTTGGATCTGgcactctttctttggcatggccggatcacacaatgatatcaacgtgcttcagtgctcgccggtgtttgctaggcttgccgaaggcaacaGCCCACCGGTGAACTTTACTGTCAACGACCACAACTACGACAAAGGATACTACTTGGGTGACGGTATCTATCTTCAGTGGACCACTATTGTCAAGATAATACCCAACCCTATCGGAGAGAAGAGGAAGagatttgcccaagagcaagagGGTGCTAGAAAAgatgtcgagcgtgcctttgATATTTtacaatctcgatggggcatcgttCGGTATCCTGCTAATACCTGGAGCACGCAGAAACTatgggaggtgatgactgcttgtgtgatcatgcataatatgGTCGTAGAAGACGAGCGCCCGGAACGTCTGTACGATCAAGGGTTTCACTTTCAGGATGAGAATGTTGTGCGTGAGCATGGATGAGCGACAATGTTTGAACAGTTCACCCAATTTTCATCAAGACATGCGTGATTGGGAAACTCACGTGCAACTGCagaatgatttggttgagcatatgtgggctcatgttggcaaccaatagatttaTATTCTTTTATTTGTTTGCAAAACTATGTGAGAACTATGTTATTTTTATTCGATTTGTAATAATTATGATATTTTATTCGGTCCAAATTATGTTATTTGATCAGACAATGCAAATTCACGCAAAATAGGGCGGCCAGTCAGTCACGTCGGCATATATGGATCGGAGCTTTGGACCCGTTGCCGACCCATATAAACAAGACGGACGTCGAGTGGACGACCgatccaaacggacaaaaaacgaacgaaatcgccgtccgtttgggttgcccattgaagttgctcttattttctttttactAAAATACTATTACCAAAATCCCGGGCTACGCGACTTCTCTGCAGTTCAGGCGTCCTGCAACACTCGGCTGGCTACGACGCCGACCTTGTTTGGAATTTACACTTGTGTGTCGAGGTCCACCCGCGGGATGAGACGAACAGTCCCCATCAGCCGTCCCAATCAGCTCCAATCCGGTAGATTCGGTAGGTCATTTCCGGACGCGAGCTGCTCCTGACCGGGGAGTAAAAATATGGCCGCCCGTCTCATCAGAAGCACGAGGTAAAGAATACGCGCGAAGTGCTTTGGTTACTCAGTCAGGAAGTGCCGTGCACAGCGCACAAAACAAAAGCAGGACTCGGACAAACCACCGACCCGGACGACGAGACTGGTCACGGCAGGTGACTGGTGACATGCCACCCACGCGCCCCCAAAACACACCCCTCTCCCGGAAGGAACCTCCCAGCAATCCCAGTCTTccctaaaaaaaaaaaaaaaacaggcaTTACCAACCAACACCGATCTCGATCAAAAATACTGTAAACTTCCTGTCCGGGTCAAGGTTCAGGACCCTCTACGTTAGCGTCGGTGCACCCAGGCGGAACGGTTCAACGGTAAAAAAAAAAGTGTTATCTATCGTGGCAATGAAGCTGTAGGTGAGACTGAGAGAGGGACGTCGCGACTGCCGGACTGTGTAAAAGCTTTGGCCGGTTCCGGGGCAGAGCTTTCGGTCGCCGGTTGGTCGGGACGTTTCCTGCCGATGACGCCGACGCCTTCTCCCTCTGGAATGCGTGCCGTACGTACCACCGCGGAGCTCCCTTGTGGGCAAAGAGAGGAGAAACGAGCCTCGTTAACCGTGGCATTGCACCGACGGGGACAGGTTCTTCTTCCGGTCCGGTGCGTCGTCCGCTTGGCCGAATTCGAACCCAGAAGGCGCCCTTCTTCTCATGCCCACCGCCATCAAGTTCGAACCCACGAGGCGCGCTGCCGCCGGTGCCAGTACGTCGTCCGTGCATGCATCCATTCCACGCCACATTTCAAGCAAGTTTCAGTACTACGCGATCTCAGCATCGGCGATGTGACAGCGTACTTACTCTCAGTCCACTACCAGTGCCACAATCTTGTCTTGCTGACGGCGGCTGGCACTACCGAATTGACAGCTTAATCAGCACCGAAGAACGAGCGTCCCTTGCTCCCAAGGCAGCCGCGCGATGTGCACCCCGGACCGGAGTCCTATGCACGGCCCCTCTAATTTTCAGCCGCCAAACCAAGGTTCCCTCGCTCGATCCGACGCGGTTCAACCGAAGCTCCAGCCGATCATCCCGTCCCATGGCCGCCCAAAAACATCACCCGAGATGTGCGAGGCAATGATTCCATCCACTGCCTGCCTAACTGACTGACTGACTGCCGCGGCCGGGAACTCCACCACGGCCCCAACCGATAACGCGCGAGTTAATACGCGTAACGCGCCTACCCCGTGACCCGGAACGCTCCCGCGGCATAAAGCGCCCGCCTTTCCCATTCCCGTTCCCCCCCGTCGCAGCCACCTCCCCGCCCCACCTCCGCTCAGATCTCGCCCCGCCCCCTGCTCGCCGCCGAGATCGCCCAGGCTcgcgatccactctcgtctcggttggcggcatTGCTCTGACCTGGTCCATCAATCTCCTTGTCCTCACGCGTTGAGGGAGTGGATTCCGTGCTGGATTGGTCGGGGATACGGCAGTGGCGCTGATCGGGGCCTTGATTGGTTGCTGGATTGGGTGGTGGGGGCGCGGTGGATGGGCTGCACGGGCTCCAGGCACGCGCTGCGGGGCGGCGTCCGGAAGTCCTTCGGGCGGAGCCGCTCCGGCCCGGCGGCCGCCGGGCCGGCGCACCACACCGTCGCGCTCAAGTCCTCCACGCTGGGGTCGCTCAGCCTCGACCGGGACGAGGACATGATGAAGTGGCGCGCCGACAGCTTCGGCGGCGCGGCCAAGGGTAAGGCCACCacgccggcgccgcccccgcagccgcAGCTGGCGAGGCGGCAGCGGCAGGTGATCGGCACGCCGACCAAGACGCCGGTCCGCGAGCCCGAGGTGATCAATGTGTGGGAGCTCATGGAGGGcctcgacgacaacaagaacgaggaGGGCGCCGAGGACGGGCGGCGGGAGCAGTCGCCGCCGGGGTCGCCGGAGTTCGATCCGGAAGTCATCTCGGCGTTCCGCAAGGCGCTCGGCGAGGCCTCGCCGCCGCAGGACTACCAGGGCGATGGCCAGTGCGTCAAGAAGCGCGAAATCCAGAGGTTCCCTGGCATCGTGCGCGCGCGGGTCAGCGCGTTCCAGCAGAGGATCGACGCCAAGCTCGCCAAGATGGCTCGCTCGCCCACCCCCACGCCCGCGCCCGCGCCCACGTccccgcctccttctccgcctccgcAGCCGCGGCTGCCTCCCCCGCCGGACAGCCACAAGAAGGTGGTGCTGTACCTCACCAGCCTCCGCGGCATCCGCAAGACGTTCGAGGACTGCTGGGCCACCAAGTCCATCCTCCAGGGCTACGGCGTGCGCATCGACGAGCGCGACCTGTCGCTGCACGGCGGGTTCAAGGACGAGCTGCACGCCTCGCTGGGCTGCGCCGGCAGGCTGCCCCAGGTGTTCGTGGACGGCGAGCACCTGGGCGGGGCCGAGGACGTCCGCCGCCTGCACGAGGCCGGGGAGCTGTCCGGGGCGCTGGAGGCATGCGAGATGGCGCTACCGACAGTGGGAGGCAAGGGCGCCGGGCTGGAAGCGTGCTCCGGGTGCGGCGGCGTCCGGTTCGTGCCGTGCGAGGAGTGCTCCGGCAGCTGCAAGGTGTTCCTGGAGGAGCTGGACAGCTTCAGGCGGTGCCCCGACTGCAACGAGAACGGGCTCGTCCGGTGCCCGCTCTGCTGCTTGTGACGGCGAGAGATTCCTAGTAGCGTGGTTTTGTTGGTTGCAGTTTCAGatgaacggcggcggcggcggcggcgcgccggCGCAATCTAAGTTCAGCTCAGATGATTTGTACAGAGAAGTACATACACTTCTGTTACATTAGGACTGATCAAATGACAATGTGTACTGTATTACTAGTaattgattttgtcgagcttccttGTGTTCCTTCTGGAATCGAACGTGTGTGTGAGGTAACGACTGAGTAATATTTTGGACAAAAATAGTTCTTGCTCAGAAGCGTGATACTGTCGAGTGTCTGTCAGTGCTCAGAAACAACAGCCGTCTTCGAACGTTGGAGGTGTAGCGGCGTCCTCTGTTCCAGCGTTTCTGAAACCGACCAGAGTCTGTTAGGTCGGTTAAATGTAGCCAACAACACGGCACGTTATATTAGAACAAATCTAACCGGCCTACTTAAATGGACGGCGATTTAGTCCGCTTTTTATTGATTTGGGTCGGCCATACGTTTTGTTTTAGACTTAGGTcggcattgcgtccaaggtcctGACCCATATGTGTCGGTGTGGTCGGTTGGCCATCCTATTTTAATAAATAGCTTATTTTTACATTGCTTTTGCATTCAAACATGTAGTCAAATTTTCAACCGAATAAAATAGCATAGTTTACCAGCTGAATAAAAAAGATATCTATTGGTTGTCAACATGAGCCCACATAAggtcaaccaaatcattttgtagTTGCACAACATTCTCACTCTgaaactgaaacccttgatcGTACAAACGTTCCGGACGCTCATCTTCcatgatcatattgtgcatgatcacacaagcagtcatcatcTGCCACAGTTTCTGTATGCTCCAAGTATTAGCAGGATACCGaacgatgccccatcgagattaCATCAAAGAAATGCTCGACATTctttctagcactctcttgctcttggacaaatcttttcctcttctctctgACGGGATCGGGGATTGCCTTGACAATAGTGGTCCAGTGAGCATAGATACCGTCACCCAGGTAGTATCATTTGTCGTAATGTGCCTGTTGATAGTAAAGTTCACAGGTGGGTTGTTGCCTTCGACAAGCCTAGCAAACACTGGCGAGCgctgaagcacgttgatatcattgtgtgatccggCCATGTCAAAGAAAGAGTGCCAGATTGAGAGATCTTTAGACGCCACGACCTCTAGTATGAAAGTGCAAGCCCTGACATGGCCCTTATACTgcccttgccaagcagaagggcagttcttccactcctagtgcatgcagtctatgctgcCAAACATCCCTGGGAAGCCCCTTCTGGCATTGGTCGCCAACAAACGAGCTGTATCTTCAGgagtcggctctctcaagtactgaggacccaaacacagtaATAACATCCTGGCAGAACTTATACACGGTCTCTAGGCATGTAGACTCGTTCATACGGACGTACTCGTCAATGAGATCACTGggcactccgtatgcaagcattcgGATGGCGGCGACGCATTTCTGATAAGAGGGGAAACCAATATTTTCAACGGCATCCTTTTTGTACTCGAAATAGTCATCGTAGCCGACCACCCCCTCTCTAATACAGTTGAAAATATGCTTACTCATACGGAAATGGTGGCGGAATTTCTGATGTTTGAACAACAgatttgttgtatcaaagtagtccttccaaaaAAGGAGATGTCCGCTCTCTCGGTTGCAAATCAACGTCGGAATGTGGCCCGGAATGGAGCCATGGAACAACAGCCGCTGGCTATTGAGGTGGTGAGAGACCAACACAGCAGCCAAcatctcctcctcgtcatcggacGACGAATCGTGGGAGTCGCAAAGGAAATTGTGAGAAAAACTCATCGACggagtccattttgtaccttggcaaACTGTCGCACAGCTTCCGGGCGTCGACGAAGGAGacggtgttggggcatagtttatgcctaagtaattttggtgattgatgacagtatcgcaaaggactaaccgtgtgtattaagatttcagataacacacgtcaacggcacaagacgacttgccccctctttcggggaacagaagcacggtgttctctacgattctctttatttgagtcataggaaagccgtactattaagagagaaaccgtagtggaaaggtttgggtggaatcaatcttgcacgcgcacacttcacatattttcccccttgccggcaactttggagtggctcccgccttagtgtttccttcttctttgcaaatggtcccccagcggtagtaccgctggccctagcggtagtaccgctggagtgctagcggtagtaccgcccctggtgagcggtagtaccgctccaggagcttagtaccgcctgcctagcggttgtacgtggacgaacctttttgcgaagactttcttggcggtggtagtgcttatgcactaccaagggcccagcggtagtaccgctaggcacgggctgtgagtgggaaaacggttggatttcccccccccccccactatataaagggttcttctagctgtggaaccctatctcttaccctcccaagctccattgttgctccctaagctcaaaagtgcccgatctctctccctagccaatcaaacttgttgattctttagggattggttgggaaggcctagatccacacttccaccaagagtaaagttgattcccccaccaatcccttgcggatcttgttactcttgggtgtttgagcatcctagacggttgaggtcacctcgaagccacattccattgtggtgaagcttcatggtcttgttgggagcctccaagctttgtgtggagtttgccccaaccttatttgtaaaggttcggtcgccgccttcaagggcacctatagtggaatcacggtaccttgcatcgtgcgagggcgtgaggagaatacggtggccttagtggcttattggggagcattgtgcctccacaccgctccaacggagacgtacttcctgttaaagggaaggaacttcggtaacacatcctcgtcttcattggttccacttgtggttatctctaacctttactttgtgcatgCTTATATTGTTGTCTttcccttacttgtcttagtagctatcgttgctagcttcattacggttcaccccattgttgtcatatttgtgaacccgtatgttgtttaccctaacttgctaagattaattaaaaagtggtcgttgcctattcaccccccccccctctagtcaaccatatcgatcctttcaattggtatcagagccacgtctctttattaagggtttcaccacccgaagagtatggaaggcaaagagggaattaaccatgggcaacccgaggccatggacttgactttggtcacaagggacgacttgaatacggctatggccgccctctagacgtccttgacgaacgaagtcaagaccatgcttaaagagttaattgagggatttaaaagtccacccgaaccggctttagtggttaaacccaccaacaccgattcggaggccaattcctctaaggaagcggctaaaggtatgcgaccttcctcatctcacgaaaaggatgggactgcaaCATATGCcttagttccaccccccatggtctatggaggatccgttcccgcaccgcgtcttaatcctgttggtcctcctcctaagcttgtgaaaggtgactttgctaactgggtattttctattaagtctcatttgaatcacagctcaacaaacttgtggagtatcatcgagcaaggatattatccccatgatccaagcaacctcactccaagagaagatgcagacaatcaatacaatcactccgccttgtttattctccagtctgcagtgccacctgaagatcttcctcacttgcatcccttcactttggccaaagattgttgggagcatattatggtgttgtacaagggaagctcaagcattcaacgatccaactaggaAGTGATCCTTGATAAggacgatgagtttgtgatgaaggaagacgaggaccctcgtgatctctatcggagggtgactgctattgctgt
This genomic stretch from Hordeum vulgare subsp. vulgare chromosome 6H, MorexV3_pseudomolecules_assembly, whole genome shotgun sequence harbors:
- the LOC123401934 gene encoding uncharacterized protein At5g39865-like, which produces MGCTGSRHALRGGVRKSFGRSRSGPAAAGPAHHTVALKSSTLGSLSLDRDEDMMKWRADSFGGAAKGKATTPAPPPQPQLARRQRQVIGTPTKTPVREPEVINVWELMEGLDDNKNEEGAEDGRREQSPPGSPEFDPEVISAFRKALGEASPPQDYQGDGQCVKKREIQRFPGIVRARVSAFQQRIDAKLAKMARSPTPTPAPAPTSPPPSPPPQPRLPPPPDSHKKVVLYLTSLRGIRKTFEDCWATKSILQGYGVRIDERDLSLHGGFKDELHASLGCAGRLPQVFVDGEHLGGAEDVRRLHEAGELSGALEACEMALPTVGGKGAGLEACSGCGGVRFVPCEECSGSCKVFLEELDSFRRCPDCNENGLVRCPLCCL